A single window of Modestobacter italicus DNA harbors:
- a CDS encoding MOSC N-terminal beta barrel domain-containing protein produces the protein MSERGDVVVGQVASISVYPVKSLAGRTVPAAEVDTAGLRGDRAWSVVDAGTGERVTVKTTPQLAQVVATGDDEADTLTLTEVLGRPVRLVRSADGPQTGAAAVHLVSRGAVDRAAAGEVPEGCSADDPRANLLLQLTPGQDERAWVGRRLKVGEAVLDVVRTPKHCLGVYAEVRTPGRVADGDAVALLD, from the coding sequence GTGAGCGAGCGCGGAGATGTGGTCGTGGGGCAGGTGGCCTCGATCTCGGTCTACCCGGTGAAGTCCCTCGCCGGCCGGACGGTGCCCGCGGCCGAGGTGGACACCGCCGGGCTGCGCGGCGACCGGGCCTGGTCGGTGGTCGACGCCGGCACCGGGGAGCGGGTCACGGTGAAGACCACGCCCCAGCTGGCCCAGGTGGTCGCCACCGGCGACGACGAGGCGGACACCCTCACCCTCACCGAGGTGCTCGGCCGCCCGGTGCGGCTGGTGCGCTCCGCCGACGGCCCGCAGACCGGCGCGGCGGCGGTGCACCTGGTCTCCCGCGGCGCGGTCGACCGGGCCGCCGCCGGCGAGGTGCCCGAGGGCTGCTCGGCCGACGACCCGCGGGCAAACCTGCTGCTGCAGCTGACCCCCGGCCAGGACGAGCGGGCGTGGGTCGGCCGCCGGCTGAAGGTGGGGGAGGCCGTGCTCGACGTCGTCCGCACGCCCAAGCACTGCCTCGGCGTGTACGCGGAGGTCCGCACCCCCGGGCGGGTCGCCGACGGCGACGCCGTCGCCCTGCTGGACTGA
- a CDS encoding glycosyltransferase family 4 protein, producing the protein MRIGLVCPYQWDVPGGVQYHVRDLAETLRARGHHVEVLTPAEHEENLPAEHVTWAGRAVPVPYNGSMASFQFGLVSAARVRRWLRDGAFDVVHVHEPAPPSVSLLVCIIAKGPIVATFHAATTRSKFLAIWGPWIRPWLEKIGGRIAVSDFARRVQVEHLGGDAVVIPNGVHVAGFAEGPSLPGHERGRGGPTIGFLGRYDEPRKGLPVLLEAMRSVVGEHPGARLLVAGRGDPAEFAELVGEQLASHVTLLGELTEPEKAAFLRSVDVYCAPNLLGESFGVVLLEAMAAGAPVVASDLDAFARVLEDGAAGVLVPRGDTAALAGALSGLLADPGRRAQLTDAGRQAVAGYDWSVVADRILAVYETVAPTGGLGVTASHEDDATLLGAPPHDSDRGATTAGPFRRRVRR; encoded by the coding sequence ATGCGCATCGGCCTGGTCTGCCCCTACCAGTGGGACGTCCCCGGCGGCGTCCAGTACCACGTGCGCGACCTCGCCGAGACCCTCCGCGCGCGGGGCCACCACGTCGAGGTGCTCACCCCGGCCGAGCACGAGGAGAACCTCCCCGCCGAGCACGTCACCTGGGCCGGCCGGGCGGTCCCGGTCCCGTACAACGGCTCGATGGCCAGCTTCCAGTTCGGCCTGGTCTCGGCCGCGCGGGTGCGCCGCTGGCTGCGGGACGGTGCCTTCGACGTCGTCCACGTGCACGAGCCGGCCCCGCCCTCGGTGTCGCTGCTGGTCTGCATCATCGCCAAGGGGCCGATCGTGGCGACCTTCCACGCGGCGACCACCCGGTCGAAGTTCCTCGCGATCTGGGGGCCCTGGATCCGGCCGTGGCTGGAGAAGATCGGGGGCCGCATCGCCGTCTCCGACTTCGCCCGCCGGGTGCAGGTCGAGCACCTCGGTGGCGACGCGGTGGTGATCCCCAACGGCGTGCACGTCGCCGGCTTCGCGGAGGGGCCCTCCCTGCCCGGGCACGAGCGCGGCCGGGGCGGCCCGACGATCGGCTTCCTGGGGCGCTACGACGAGCCCCGCAAGGGCCTGCCGGTGCTGCTCGAGGCGATGCGCAGCGTCGTCGGCGAGCACCCGGGCGCCCGGCTGCTGGTCGCCGGCCGGGGCGACCCGGCGGAGTTCGCCGAGCTGGTCGGCGAGCAGCTCGCGTCGCACGTGACGCTGCTCGGCGAGCTGACCGAGCCGGAGAAGGCCGCGTTCCTGCGCTCCGTCGACGTCTACTGCGCGCCCAACCTGCTGGGCGAGTCCTTCGGCGTGGTCCTGCTGGAGGCGATGGCCGCCGGCGCGCCGGTGGTCGCCAGCGACCTGGACGCCTTCGCCCGGGTCCTCGAGGACGGCGCCGCCGGGGTCCTCGTGCCCCGGGGGGACACCGCCGCGCTGGCCGGGGCGCTGTCCGGCCTGCTGGCCGACCCCGGACGGCGGGCGCAGCTGACCGACGCCGGCCGGCAGGCCGTGGCCGGCTACGACTGGTCGGTCGTCGCCGACCGGATCCTCGCCGTCTACGAGACCGTCGCCCCCACCGGTGGCCTCGGGGTGACCGCCTCGCACGAGGACGACGCCACCCTGCTCGGCGCGCCGCCGCACGACTCGGACCGCGGTGCCACGACCGCGGGGCCGTTCCGCCGGCGGGTCCGGCGCTAG
- a CDS encoding TIGR02611 family protein: MAGRRSLDAPYRVLVGVVGAVVVAFGIVTIPLPGPGWLTVIAGLFVLATEFAWAERLLEYTRRKVAGWTEWLGRQSVLVRLGVAVLTAAFVYAVLLVTLHVTGVPHWVPGWVPLWH; this comes from the coding sequence ATCGCAGGCCGGCGCAGCCTGGACGCCCCCTACCGCGTGCTCGTGGGTGTGGTCGGCGCGGTGGTCGTCGCCTTCGGGATCGTCACCATCCCGCTGCCCGGGCCCGGCTGGCTGACCGTCATCGCCGGCCTGTTCGTGCTGGCCACCGAGTTCGCCTGGGCCGAGCGGCTGCTGGAGTACACCCGCCGGAAGGTGGCCGGCTGGACCGAGTGGCTGGGCCGGCAGTCGGTGCTGGTGCGCCTCGGCGTCGCGGTGCTGACCGCGGCGTTCGTCTACGCGGTCCTGCTGGTGACGCTGCACGTCACGGGCGTGCCGCACTGGGTGCCGGGGTGGGTGCCGCTGTGGCACTGA
- a CDS encoding phosphatidylinositol mannoside acyltransferase, which yields MTRPGLIRPGLIRPGVARAAELRDRLTDAGYAAGWRAVRLLPGPVARGLFAGGGALAARRGGRGVRQLRANLDVVTGGTLDDAALDALTRRAVQSYARYWQEAFRLPVLDREGIVAASTMLGQEHLERVRAEGRGVVFALPHSGNWDAAGVWLVDFLGGPFLTVVERLRPESLYRRFVEFREGLGMRVVPLTGGERPSSTVLREWLAAGGTTCLLVDRDLSGSGVPVTFFGRPSAMPGGPALLAAQTGAALLPAVCQFDGDGWRFVVHPEVPVTGPGRLRERVGAAMQQVADAFAATIAERPEDWHVLGRIWPDVGPGGRPAPLGAPAPGAVAQGSREPA from the coding sequence GTGACCCGCCCCGGCCTGATCCGCCCCGGCCTGATCCGCCCCGGCGTGGCCCGCGCAGCCGAGCTGCGCGACCGGCTCACCGACGCCGGCTACGCGGCCGGGTGGCGCGCGGTCCGGCTGCTGCCCGGGCCGGTCGCCCGCGGGCTGTTCGCCGGCGGGGGAGCGCTCGCCGCCCGCCGGGGCGGCCGGGGCGTCCGCCAGCTGCGCGCGAACCTCGACGTGGTCACCGGCGGCACGCTGGACGACGCCGCGCTGGACGCGCTGACCCGGCGGGCCGTGCAGTCCTACGCCCGGTACTGGCAGGAGGCCTTCCGGCTGCCGGTGCTCGACCGGGAGGGGATCGTCGCCGCCTCCACGATGCTCGGCCAGGAGCACCTGGAGCGGGTCCGGGCCGAGGGCCGCGGCGTCGTCTTCGCGCTGCCGCACAGCGGCAACTGGGACGCCGCCGGGGTCTGGCTGGTCGACTTCCTCGGCGGCCCGTTCCTCACCGTCGTCGAGCGGTTGCGGCCGGAGTCGCTGTACCGCCGGTTCGTCGAGTTCCGCGAGGGCCTGGGCATGCGGGTGGTGCCGCTCACCGGCGGCGAGCGCCCCAGCTCGACCGTGCTCCGGGAGTGGCTGGCCGCCGGCGGGACGACGTGCCTGCTGGTCGACCGCGACCTGTCCGGCTCCGGCGTCCCGGTGACCTTCTTCGGCCGGCCGTCGGCGATGCCCGGCGGCCCGGCGCTGCTGGCCGCGCAGACCGGTGCCGCGCTGCTGCCGGCCGTCTGCCAGTTCGACGGCGACGGCTGGCGCTTCGTCGTCCACCCCGAGGTGCCGGTCACCGGCCCGGGCCGGCTGCGGGAGCGGGTGGGCGCGGCGATGCAGCAGGTCGCGGACGCGTTCGCCGCCACGATCGCCGAGCGGCCCGAGGACTGGCACGTGCTCGGCCGGATCTGGCCCGACGTCGGGCCCGGGGGCCGGCCCGCCCCGCTCGGCGCCCCCGCGCCGGGAGCGGTGGCCCAGGGGTCGCGGGAGCCGGCCTGA
- the ruvC gene encoding crossover junction endodeoxyribonuclease RuvC produces MVGLRVLGIDPGLTRCGWGVVEGRPGARPTALGVGVVRTSPDLDLELRLLEVHTAVTALLREHRPAAVAIERVFHQNNKGTATGTAQAAGVAALAAAQADVPVAWHTPSEVKAAISGSGRADKEQVTLMVTRVLGLTTPPKPADAADALALAICHVWRAPAQQRLRVAALAGGIGAPVPAARTLPRWTGISR; encoded by the coding sequence ATGGTCGGCCTGCGTGTGCTCGGCATCGACCCGGGCCTGACCCGGTGCGGGTGGGGCGTGGTCGAGGGGCGGCCGGGTGCCCGGCCCACGGCCCTGGGGGTCGGCGTCGTCCGCACCTCGCCCGACCTCGACCTGGAGCTCCGGCTGCTGGAGGTGCACACCGCGGTGACCGCCCTGCTGCGTGAGCACCGCCCCGCCGCGGTCGCCATCGAGCGGGTGTTCCACCAGAACAACAAGGGGACGGCGACCGGCACCGCGCAGGCCGCCGGGGTCGCCGCCCTCGCGGCCGCCCAGGCCGACGTGCCGGTCGCCTGGCACACCCCCAGCGAGGTCAAGGCCGCGATCTCCGGCAGCGGCCGGGCCGACAAGGAGCAGGTGACGTTGATGGTGACCCGGGTGCTGGGGCTGACGACGCCGCCCAAGCCGGCCGACGCCGCCGACGCGCTGGCGCTGGCGATCTGCCACGTCTGGCGGGCGCCGGCCCAGCAGCGGCTGCGGGTCGCCGCGCTCGCCGGCGGCATCGGGGCGCCGGTGCCGGCCGCCCGCACGCTGCCGCGCTGGACGGGGATCTCCCGGTGA
- the thrS gene encoding threonine--tRNA ligase — translation MSTPPSPSVAAPVRVPAGTTAVQALKDAGVPLKGPDGAVVVREVASGELKDLAWTPDADAEVEPVPAVSADGRAVIRHSAAHVLAQAVQDLFPGTRLGIGPPVENGFYYDFDPERPFTPEDLVALEKKMTEIVRAGQHFRRREISDDEARTELAHEPFKLELIGLKGGAGEAAEGADVEVGGAQLTMYDNVDARSGDVVWTDLCRGPHLPRTSGIPAFALTRSAAAYWRGSEKNPQLQRVYGTAWESKDALKAYQEQQAEAERRDHRRLGAELDLFSFPDEIGSGLAVFHPKGGVVKREMEDYVRRRHIEEGFDYVGTPHISKAQLFETSGHLPYYADTMFPPMELENAEYYLKAMNCPMHNLVFRSRGRSYRELPLRFFEFGSVYRYEKSGVVHGLTRVRGLTQDDSHSYVTPEQAPGEIRHLLAFVLGLLSDFGLDDYYLELSTRGESDKFIGSEEEWALATSVLEDAARETGLELVPDPGGAAFYGPKISVQARDAIGRTWQMSTIQYDFNQPARFALEFSAADGTRQQPVMIHSAKFGSIERFFGVLTEHYAGAFPAWLAPVQVVGIPITDEQVPYLTDVALLLREKGIRVEIDDSDDRMQKKIRTASKQKVPFVLIAGATDAEAGAVSFRYRDGSQRNGVPIAEAVAQVADWVAARHNADPTAGTPAAGATVG, via the coding sequence GTGTCGACCCCGCCCTCGCCCTCCGTCGCCGCCCCCGTCCGGGTGCCGGCCGGGACGACGGCCGTGCAGGCGCTCAAGGACGCCGGGGTGCCGCTCAAGGGCCCCGACGGCGCGGTCGTCGTCCGCGAGGTGGCCTCCGGGGAGCTCAAGGACCTCGCCTGGACCCCGGACGCCGACGCCGAGGTGGAGCCGGTCCCCGCGGTCAGCGCCGACGGGCGCGCGGTCATCCGGCACTCCGCCGCGCACGTGCTCGCCCAGGCGGTGCAGGACCTCTTCCCGGGCACCCGGCTGGGCATCGGCCCGCCGGTGGAGAACGGCTTCTACTACGACTTCGACCCCGAGCGGCCGTTCACCCCCGAGGACCTCGTCGCCCTCGAGAAGAAGATGACCGAGATCGTCCGGGCCGGCCAGCACTTCCGCCGCCGGGAGATCAGCGACGACGAGGCGCGCACCGAGCTGGCCCACGAGCCGTTCAAGCTCGAGCTGATCGGGCTCAAGGGCGGCGCGGGCGAGGCCGCCGAGGGCGCCGACGTCGAGGTGGGCGGCGCGCAGCTGACCATGTACGACAACGTCGACGCCCGGTCCGGCGACGTGGTCTGGACCGACCTGTGCCGGGGCCCGCACCTGCCGCGCACCTCGGGCATCCCGGCGTTCGCGCTCACCCGCAGCGCCGCCGCCTACTGGCGGGGCAGCGAGAAGAACCCCCAGCTGCAGCGGGTCTACGGCACCGCGTGGGAGAGCAAGGACGCGCTCAAGGCGTACCAGGAGCAGCAGGCCGAGGCCGAGCGGCGCGACCACCGGCGGCTCGGCGCGGAGCTGGACCTGTTCAGCTTCCCGGACGAGATCGGCTCCGGCCTGGCGGTCTTCCACCCCAAGGGCGGGGTGGTCAAGCGCGAGATGGAGGACTACGTCCGCCGCCGGCACATCGAGGAGGGCTTCGACTACGTCGGCACCCCGCACATCAGCAAGGCGCAGCTGTTCGAGACCTCGGGCCACCTGCCGTACTACGCCGACACCATGTTCCCGCCGATGGAGCTGGAGAACGCGGAGTACTACCTCAAGGCCATGAACTGCCCGATGCACAACCTGGTCTTCCGGTCACGCGGGCGGTCCTACCGGGAGCTGCCGCTGCGCTTCTTCGAGTTCGGCTCGGTCTACCGGTACGAGAAGTCCGGCGTGGTGCACGGCCTGACCCGGGTGCGCGGTCTCACCCAGGACGACTCGCACAGCTACGTCACCCCCGAGCAGGCGCCCGGGGAGATCCGCCACCTGCTGGCCTTCGTGCTCGGCCTGCTCAGCGACTTCGGCCTGGACGACTACTACCTGGAGCTGTCCACCCGCGGGGAGTCCGACAAGTTCATCGGCTCCGAGGAGGAGTGGGCGCTGGCCACCTCGGTGCTCGAGGACGCGGCGCGGGAGACCGGGCTCGAGCTCGTGCCCGACCCTGGTGGTGCGGCGTTCTACGGCCCGAAGATCTCCGTGCAGGCCCGGGACGCCATCGGCCGCACCTGGCAGATGTCGACCATCCAGTACGACTTCAACCAGCCGGCCCGCTTCGCGCTGGAGTTCAGCGCCGCCGACGGCACCCGGCAGCAGCCGGTGATGATCCACTCGGCCAAGTTCGGGTCGATCGAGCGGTTCTTCGGGGTGCTCACCGAGCACTACGCCGGCGCCTTCCCGGCCTGGCTCGCCCCGGTCCAGGTGGTCGGCATCCCGATCACCGACGAGCAGGTGCCGTACCTGACCGACGTCGCGCTGCTGCTGCGGGAGAAGGGCATCCGGGTGGAGATCGACGACTCCGACGACCGGATGCAGAAGAAGATCCGCACCGCCAGCAAGCAGAAGGTGCCCTTCGTGCTCATCGCCGGGGCGACCGACGCCGAGGCCGGTGCGGTGTCCTTCCGCTACCGCGACGGCTCGCAGCGCAACGGCGTCCCGATCGCCGAGGCGGTGGCGCAGGTCGCCGACTGGGTCGCCGCCCGGCACAACGCCGACCCGACCGCCGGCACCCCGGCCGCGGGGGCCACCGTCGGATGA
- the pdxS gene encoding pyridoxal 5'-phosphate synthase lyase subunit PdxS — protein MTQNASTPDLPSGTGTDRVKRGMAEQLKGGVIMDVVTAEQARIAEDAGAVAVMALERVPADIRAQGGIARMSDPDMIESIIAAVSIPVMAKARIGHFVEAQVLQALGVDYIDESEVLTPADEAHHIAKSEFTVPFVCGATDLGEALRRISEGAAMIRSKGEAGTGNVVEATRHMRAIRAGIKRLSTLDETELFVAAKELRAPHDLVVEVARLGALPVVLFTAGGIATPADAAMMMQLGAQGVFVGSGIFKSGDPAQRAAAIVQATTFADDPAVIAKVSRGLGEPMVGINVSTLPESERYATRGW, from the coding sequence GTGACCCAGAACGCCAGCACGCCCGACCTCCCCAGCGGCACCGGGACCGACCGGGTCAAGCGCGGCATGGCCGAGCAGCTCAAGGGCGGCGTGATCATGGACGTCGTCACCGCCGAGCAGGCCAGGATCGCCGAGGACGCCGGCGCGGTCGCCGTCATGGCGCTCGAGCGGGTCCCCGCCGACATCCGCGCCCAGGGCGGCATCGCCCGGATGAGCGACCCGGACATGATCGAGTCGATCATCGCCGCGGTGTCGATCCCGGTGATGGCCAAGGCCCGGATCGGCCACTTCGTCGAGGCCCAGGTGCTGCAGGCCCTCGGCGTCGACTACATCGACGAGTCCGAGGTGCTCACCCCGGCCGACGAGGCGCACCACATCGCCAAGAGCGAGTTCACCGTGCCGTTCGTCTGCGGCGCGACCGACCTGGGTGAGGCGCTGCGCCGGATCTCCGAGGGCGCGGCGATGATCCGCTCCAAGGGCGAGGCCGGCACCGGCAACGTCGTGGAGGCCACCCGGCACATGCGCGCGATCCGGGCCGGCATCAAGCGGCTGTCCACCCTGGACGAGACCGAGCTGTTCGTCGCCGCCAAGGAGCTGCGCGCACCGCACGACCTCGTCGTCGAGGTGGCCCGGCTCGGCGCGCTGCCCGTCGTGCTGTTCACCGCGGGCGGCATCGCCACCCCGGCGGACGCGGCGATGATGATGCAGCTGGGCGCCCAGGGCGTCTTCGTCGGCTCGGGCATCTTCAAGTCCGGCGACCCGGCCCAGCGCGCCGCGGCGATCGTGCAGGCCACGACGTTCGCCGACGACCCCGCCGTGATCGCCAAGGTCTCCCGCGGTCTGGGCGAGCCGATGGTCGGCATCAACGTGAGCACCCTGCCGGAGTCCGAGCGCTACGCCACCCGCGGCTGGTGA
- a CDS encoding HIT family protein — protein sequence MSSIPGTDPADRPAAVDNDHGGPTAVFEHLWTPYRMAYIRGEGKPTGDHDCPFCLIPRMSDEEGLIVARGETVFAVLNLYPYNAGHLMVVPYRHVPDYTDLTIAEVAELGAFTQTAMRVVREVSGAHGFNIGMNQGSVAGAGIADHLHQHAVPRWGGDTNFMPVVGLTRVLPQVLSETRSLLAARWPAPAAAEQGPGAGVA from the coding sequence ATGAGCTCGATCCCCGGCACCGACCCCGCCGACCGCCCGGCCGCCGTGGACAACGACCACGGCGGTCCGACGGCGGTCTTCGAGCACCTGTGGACGCCGTACCGGATGGCCTACATCCGCGGCGAGGGCAAGCCCACCGGTGACCACGACTGCCCGTTCTGCCTCATCCCGCGGATGAGCGACGAGGAGGGGTTGATTGTGGCCCGCGGCGAGACGGTCTTCGCCGTGCTCAACCTCTACCCCTACAACGCCGGCCACCTCATGGTGGTCCCGTACCGGCACGTGCCCGACTACACCGACCTGACGATCGCCGAGGTCGCCGAGCTCGGCGCCTTCACCCAGACGGCGATGCGCGTCGTCCGCGAGGTCAGCGGGGCGCACGGGTTCAACATCGGGATGAACCAGGGCTCGGTCGCCGGGGCCGGCATCGCCGACCACCTGCACCAGCACGCCGTGCCGCGCTGGGGCGGGGACACCAACTTCATGCCGGTCGTCGGGCTCACCCGGGTGCTGCCGCAGGTGCTCTCGGAGACCCGGTCGCTGCTGGCCGCCCGGTGGCCGGCCCCCGCCGCCGCCGAGCAGGGCCCCGGGGCGGGTGTGGCGTAG
- a CDS encoding HNH endonuclease yields MALDRAARLLAAVERDGPTCIWCGRTFSDQVAPSTEHVVPRVKGGPSWLENEVAACRRCNSERGHTAPVEWLEECDRRGWHPDEARLTAVLTTLATAIAERGGQRRARPYLDAQLRRLRRRGGGPDPRAVG; encoded by the coding sequence ATGGCACTGGACCGGGCCGCTCGCCTGCTGGCCGCCGTGGAGCGGGACGGCCCCACCTGCATCTGGTGCGGCCGGACGTTCTCCGACCAGGTGGCCCCCAGCACCGAGCACGTCGTCCCGCGGGTCAAGGGCGGACCGTCCTGGCTGGAGAACGAGGTCGCCGCCTGCCGGCGCTGCAACTCCGAGCGCGGGCACACCGCGCCGGTCGAGTGGCTGGAGGAGTGCGACCGCCGCGGCTGGCACCCCGACGAGGCCCGGCTGACCGCGGTGCTGACCACGCTGGCCACCGCGATCGCCGAGCGGGGCGGGCAGCGCCGGGCGCGCCCCTACCTGGACGCGCAGCTGCGCCGGTTGCGCCGCCGGGGCGGCGGCCCCGATCCGCGCGCGGTCGGCTGA
- a CDS encoding YebC/PmpR family DNA-binding transcriptional regulator, giving the protein MSGHSKWATTKHKKAGIDAKRGKLFAKLIKNIEVAARTGGADLSGNPTLYDAVQKAKKSSVPNDNIDRAVKRGGGLEAGGVDYQSITYEGYGPGGVAVLIECLTDNKNRSAMEVRTAMSRNGGNMADPGSVSYLFSRKGVVVVPSAGTTEDDVLMAVLDAGAEEVRDLGDTLEVVCEPGDMIAVRTALQDAGIDYDSADMGFVPSVQVELDEDGAGKVFRLIDALEDLDDVQNVFANYDVSDEVMEKIDA; this is encoded by the coding sequence GTGAGCGGCCATTCCAAGTGGGCGACGACGAAGCACAAGAAGGCCGGCATCGACGCCAAGCGGGGCAAGCTCTTCGCCAAGCTGATCAAGAACATCGAGGTCGCGGCCCGCACCGGCGGCGCCGACCTGTCGGGCAACCCGACGCTCTACGACGCCGTCCAGAAGGCGAAGAAGAGCTCGGTGCCCAACGACAACATCGACCGCGCGGTCAAGCGCGGCGGTGGCCTCGAGGCCGGTGGCGTCGACTACCAGAGCATCACCTACGAGGGCTACGGCCCCGGTGGTGTGGCCGTGCTCATCGAGTGCCTCACCGACAACAAGAACCGGTCGGCGATGGAGGTCCGCACCGCCATGAGCCGCAACGGCGGCAACATGGCCGACCCCGGCTCGGTGTCCTACCTGTTCTCCCGCAAGGGCGTGGTGGTCGTGCCGTCGGCCGGCACCACCGAGGACGACGTCCTGATGGCCGTCCTGGACGCCGGCGCCGAGGAGGTCCGCGACCTCGGGGACACCCTCGAGGTGGTCTGCGAGCCCGGCGACATGATCGCGGTGCGCACCGCGCTGCAGGACGCCGGCATCGACTACGACTCCGCCGACATGGGCTTCGTGCCCAGCGTGCAGGTCGAGCTCGACGAGGACGGCGCGGGCAAGGTGTTCCGGCTCATCGACGCCCTCGAGGACCTCGACGACGTGCAGAACGTCTTCGCCAACTACGACGTCTCCGACGAGGTCATGGAGAAGATCGACGCTTGA
- the pdxT gene encoding pyridoxal 5'-phosphate synthase glutaminase subunit PdxT, with product MSAPLIGVLALQGDVREHLAALRAAGAEPVTVRRPAELAAVDGLVVPGGESTTMATLADRFGLLEPLRTAVRGGLPAYGSCAGMILLADRVLDAPAGQRTVGGLDVVVRRNAFGRQVDSFETEVEVEGVAGGPVHAVFIRAPWVEEVGPDVEVLGRVVGGPADGKIVAVRQGRLVATSFHPELTGDSRVHAMFVELVRAARARDLGEDGVGVGAGSEGRVS from the coding sequence GTGAGCGCGCCGCTCATCGGCGTGCTCGCGCTGCAGGGCGACGTCCGCGAGCACCTGGCCGCGCTGCGCGCGGCGGGCGCGGAGCCGGTGACCGTCCGGCGTCCCGCGGAGCTCGCGGCCGTCGACGGGCTGGTCGTCCCCGGCGGCGAGTCGACGACGATGGCCACGCTCGCCGACCGGTTCGGCCTGCTGGAGCCGCTCCGGACGGCGGTGCGCGGCGGGCTGCCCGCCTACGGCTCCTGCGCCGGGATGATCCTGCTGGCCGACCGGGTGCTCGACGCCCCCGCCGGCCAGCGGACCGTCGGCGGGCTGGACGTCGTCGTCCGGCGCAACGCCTTCGGCCGGCAGGTCGACTCCTTCGAGACCGAGGTCGAGGTCGAGGGGGTCGCGGGCGGCCCGGTGCACGCGGTGTTCATCCGGGCGCCGTGGGTCGAGGAGGTCGGCCCGGACGTCGAGGTGCTCGGCCGGGTCGTCGGCGGACCGGCCGACGGTAAGATCGTCGCAGTCCGCCAGGGTCGCCTGGTGGCCACCAGCTTCCACCCCGAGCTCACCGGCGACAGCCGGGTGCACGCGATGTTCGTGGAGCTGGTGCGGGCAGCCCGTGCCCGGGACCTGGGTGAGGACGGCGTCGGCGTCGGCGCCGGCAGTGAGGGGAGAGTGTCGTGA
- the pgsA gene encoding phosphatidylinositol phosphate synthase: protein MLGVNLRPAVARFWAPVVRGLVRVGVTADAVTLTGTLGAVAAAVFLIGNGALFWGAFAVTVFVLLDMLDGALARARGGGSVFGAVLDSTGDRAADAAIFAGLVWWYSGDGDNRLIVGLSLVCLVLGVLTSYVKARAEGMGLRVEVGIVERTERLILVLVGTGFTGLGIPYALHVCLWLLLAGSAVTVGQRFAAVRSQSRGMRLPGSGSRPDHADEPAGPPPT from the coding sequence GTGCTCGGCGTCAACCTCCGCCCCGCCGTCGCCCGCTTCTGGGCCCCGGTGGTGCGCGGGCTGGTCCGGGTCGGGGTCACCGCCGACGCGGTGACCCTCACCGGCACCCTGGGCGCGGTGGCCGCGGCGGTCTTCCTCATCGGCAACGGCGCGCTGTTCTGGGGTGCGTTCGCGGTGACCGTCTTCGTCCTGCTCGACATGCTCGACGGCGCGCTGGCCCGGGCCCGCGGCGGCGGCTCGGTGTTCGGCGCCGTGCTGGACTCCACCGGCGACCGGGCGGCGGACGCGGCCATCTTCGCCGGGCTGGTCTGGTGGTACAGCGGGGACGGCGACAACCGGCTCATCGTCGGGCTGTCGCTGGTCTGCCTGGTGCTGGGCGTGCTCACCTCCTACGTCAAGGCGCGCGCCGAGGGCATGGGGCTGCGGGTCGAGGTCGGCATCGTCGAGCGCACCGAGCGGCTGATCCTGGTGCTGGTCGGCACCGGGTTCACCGGGCTCGGCATCCCCTACGCGCTGCACGTCTGCCTGTGGCTGCTGCTGGCGGGCAGCGCCGTCACCGTCGGGCAGCGCTTCGCCGCCGTCCGGAGCCAGTCTCGGGGTATGCGCCTGCCGGGCTCCGGGAGCCGGCCGGACCACGCCGACGAGCCCGCCGGCCCGCCACCGACGTGA